The following are encoded in a window of Panthera leo isolate Ple1 chromosome B2, P.leo_Ple1_pat1.1, whole genome shotgun sequence genomic DNA:
- the LOC122220777 gene encoding basic salivary proline-rich protein 1-like → MLNGMPPTLGIPRRGGRGRHRGGDTTHTEGAASRYRRPAGAPASPPGRRPKAKWPRGGGSVPAGEKKAQLTGGRRAREPRVALRALPTPYPGRPRLSPRDPEVLAAAPAGGPHLPLQTEAAPAPPSHIGQGRAARSPPRRPDRATAGPRAPPPAAAPALPFICGSRCHKMALREDARPRRPTPFPLLPPPRPAPPRPAHRPALKRRSRSPPSSPPGPVSVRLTHRVASRTRPQPPARPQAPPRGGKTKGRHPPRRYGGGAAPRWHAPQPPERGKSSRGRGRRGPQGGVGGEVGGQPRGITGRAAGVAIGGAGRTRWPATCGCSAASGGGIWARRRVIGCCMV, encoded by the coding sequence TGCCGCCAACCCTCGGGATCCCGcggagaggtgggagggggcgaCACCGAGGCGGGGACACGACGCACACCGAGGGGGCGGCCTCCCGGTATCGCCGGCCCGCGGGAGCGCCTGCCTCGCCCCCGGGACGGAGGCCGAAGGCAAAATGGCCTCGGGGCGGCGGAAGTGTCCCCGCAGGCGAGAAGAAAGCGCAGCTAACGGGAGGCCGGCGGGCCCGGGAGCCCCGAGTCGCCCTCCGGGCTCTGCCCACCCCTTACCCGGGTCGGCCGCGCCTCAGCCCTCGGGACCCGGAGGTCCTCGCGGCCGCTCCCGCCGGCGGCCCGCACCTACCTCTCCAGACGGAGGCCGCGCCGGCGCCGCCCAGTCACATAGGCCAAGGCCGCGCTGCCCGCTCACCGCCCAGGCGGCCAGACCGCGCTACCGCCGGCCCCCGCGCTCCTCCTCCCGCCGCAGCCCCGGCGCTCCCCTTTATTTGCGGGTCTCGCTGCCACAAAATGGCGCTGAGGGAGGACGCGAGGCCCCGACGCCCCACCCCCTTCCCGCTcctcccgccgccccgccccgccccgccccgccccgcccaccgcCCGGCCCTCAAGCGCCGCAGCCGTAGCCCGCCCTCATCGCCGCCCGGTCCTGTCAGCGTCCGGCTCACTCACCGAGTCGCCTCCCGGACGCGGCCGCAGCCCCCGGCCCGTCCCCAAGCCCCGCCACGGGGAGGAAAGACGAAGGGACGGCACCCGCCCAGGCGCTACGGGGGGGGTGCTGCGCCTCGGTGGCACGCCCCACAGCCTCCGGAACGCGGCAAATCCAGCAGGGGCCGGGGGAGAAGAGGGccgcagggaggggtgggaggcgAGGTCGGAGGTCAGCCGCGGGGCATCACGGGAAGGGCGGCGGGGGTCGCGATTGGCGGCGCGGGGCGAACGCGCTGGCCGGCCACCTGCGGCTGCAGCGCCGCCTCTGGCGGAGGAATCTGGGCCAGGCGGCGCGTGATTGGTTGCTGTATGGTGTAG